Genomic segment of Ewingella sp. CoE-038-23:
TTGCTTTCGCCAGCCAGCGCGGTGATTCCGGCACCACGAACATCAGTAGCAGGAACAACACTGCAGGAATGCCTTCCGCGCCGAACATGTAGCGCCAGCCAACCTGCGCATTCCAGGTTTGCAGGATTTCAGCCTGTGTCGCCGCCGAAGCCACGGGTTCAGCAATCATCAGGTTGACCAGCTGCGCGGCAAGCACGCCGATAACAATGGTCAACTGATTGACGGCCACAAAGCGCCCGCGCTTCTCGGCTGGGCTGATCTCGGCGATATAAACCGGCGCGAGGGCCGAAGCCAGACCAATACCGACCCCGCCGACAATGCGCCAAAATACAAACCAGTCGAAGTCGTTAGCCAGTGCAGTTCCCACGGCCGAGAGCGTAAAGGCAATCGCCGCGATAATCAGCGGCAGGCGGCGGCCAAAACGGTCTGACAGCCAGCCCGATACCATGGCCCCAAGGATACAGCCCACCAGCGCCGAGCTCATGGCCCAGCCGGAGGTGGCGGGGTCGGTAATATGGAAATAGGCCTCGTAGAACGGCTTCGCACCGCCAATCACCACCCAGTCGTAGCCAAACAGCAGCCCGCCACAGGCGGCAACCAGACAGATCATCCAGACATAGGGCATGTTCAGTGTTGTAGGATTTTTCATCATTGCTGCTCCTAGCCCGTCGTCGTAGGAGTTAGGGTGCTTTCCGAAGTAAGCGTCATGGTTTGAGTAAGCGTTTCATGGGGTTCCAGCACCTTGAGGCCCCCTAAATCAGCCATGTTGTGGCCATTGGCGGCGTGACTCATCGGCTCGAAACAGAAGAAATCAAAGTCATAGCCGCGATCGAACTTAGGGTCTGAGACGAAAACGAAATAGACCGGACAGGCTGGCTCCGTAGACAGACTTAGCTGCTGTTGATGACTCGGCCAGATAATGTTCGCCTGCCCATCCCACCCCGAAAACCCGTTGTTCACCCAGCGGCGCGGCAAGGTTTTTGCCGTCGAGAACTGCACATCCTCGGGTAAGTCGGCCTGATGTTCACCCGCCAGCCACTGAGCCTCTTCCAGCCAATATCCTGCAGCATTGGCCTGAAGCAGGGTGTCCTCATCAAGAGGGAAATAGGGGTGCCAGCCAAGGCCAAAGGGCATCGCCACTTTGCCCAGATTCGTGACACTGAGCGTCACCTCAAGCTGATTATCCACCAGCTCAAATCGCTGCAAAGCGCGATACTGATAAGCTCCGTGATGATGGCTAAACTCCAACAGCAGGTGCCAATCATCATGTTCGGCGCAGCGCCACTCCTGTAACCAACCATCACCGTGCAAATAGTGGGCGTCCCAGTCGGTGTTGGGTTTTAACGGATAGCGCGTGCCGTCAAAGTCAAATTGGTTGCCGTTAACCCGATTACCAAAAGGCACCAGCGGGAAACAGCCGGATTGCAGCGGCGGCGTATCGGGGGAGACTTTTGCTGGTCGCAACAATGGCAGGTCGGCTCCGTTGCAATGTGCCACCAGCTGGATGATGCTGCCGCCATGAGTAGACACCTTAAGGGAAAGCTGTGGATTGGTTAGCGTAAACAGAGACATAGCGCGCTCCTCGAAGGGTTAATCGGCGAAGTTGATGACAACTTTGCCGCATTTGCCACTGGCCATTAGCGCATAGGCCTCGCCCGCCTGTTCCAGCGTGAAACGGTGGGTAATGGCGCTTTGCGGCCGCATCTTCCAGTCGTGTAAATCGCCACAGCATTTCTCCATGTTGTAGAGGCTGGTGACCCACGAGCCGATGATCTGCCGCTGGTGGTGCATTAGGTCGGCGCTGACTTCAAATTCGACTTTGCCGGTTTCGCCGATATAGACCACGCGCCCCCAGTCGGCGGTCGCTTGCAAGGCCAGCAAGCGGCCTTGGGCATTGCCGGAGCAGTCCAGCGCGACATCAGCCCCGCCCCTCGTCAGCTCGACAATAGAAGGGATCAGGCTGTCCCCGCTGGCTAAAAAGCCGTGATCCATCAAGCCGAGCTTTTTGGCGGTCGCCAGACGCTCAGGCTGAACGTCAACGCCAATGACGCGCTTGGCACCCCGGCCTTTGGCTAGCATCATCGCCATCATGCCCACCGGGCCAAGTCCGACGACGAGCACGTTATCGCTACCCGAGACATTGCCGCGCAGGATGCCTTCATAGGCCGTCCCGACGCCGCAGGAGATGAATGCGCCATCTTCGTAGCTCAGGGAGTCCGGCAGGTGAATCAGGTCTTTCTCTTCCGCCAGCAGATATTCAGCATGCCCGCCATCGCGCTGCCAGCCGTAAGCCGCCTTGCCCTCGCCGGTGCAGGAGATAGGGAAACCTTTGCGGCAGTTGGGGCAGAAGCCACAGCCAGAAATGTGGTAAACCAGCACGCGGTCAGCCTCTTTGAAGTGGCGGCACCCGGCCCCCAGACTGACAATTTGGCCGCAAGGTTCGTGGCCATTAATAAAGCCCTGATAAAGAGGTTTATCCGGCGCGGCGGCGGTCGCCCGATGCTGGTGATAAATATAATGAACGTCGCTGCCGCAAATTCCCGACGATTTCATTTTTATTAACACCTGTCCGATCCCCGGCGTTGGGATCGCCACTTCTCTTAATTCGGCAGTAGAGTTTCCCGGTAAATAAGCCGCCAACATGGTTTTCATATTATTCCTCTCCATAAATTTGAAAATTGTTCATTTTCTTTTTGCCATCACGCCTCGCGAAGATTGTTTGCAAGGCGCAAAGGTGCAGATTATTTTTTCGAGCGAACTCGACTATTTCGCTGAGTCAGAAGAATGTTTGCCAGCACGGCGACGACGATAATTACGCCGCGCACCACTTGCTGGAAGAAGGAGTTAATCCCCAGCAGCACCAATCCATTGCCAATCAGCGTGATAACCAGAACCCCGAGCAAGGTGCCAAGCAGCGAGCCTCGGCCGCCGGACAGCGCCGTGCCGCCCACCACCACCGCCGCGATAACGTCAAATTCCAAGCCATTGGCCGCCCCGGCGTTGCCTGAACCCAGACGCGCCGCGAGTAAGATCCCGGTGACGGCGGCCAACAGGCCGGAGAGCGTGAAGATGAGCACCCGCACGCGTTTGACATTGATGCCGCACAGCTGCGCCGCCGAGGCGTTACCGCCCACGGCATATACCGAGCGTCCAAAGGCCGTTTTGCGGCTGACAAACAGGAATACGGCGAATAAAATCAGCATGATAAGCGCCGAGACAGGAATACCTGCCACCTGCCCGCCCAGCCAGTCGAGCACGTCATTTTCGTCTATCGGCACTGGCAGGGCGTCGGTCATAAACAGGCCAAGCCCGCGCAGCGCGCTCCACAGGCCCAGCGTCGCCACAAAACTCGGCACGTTAAACCATCCGCGCAAGAAGCCCGCCAGAGTGCCAAAAGCCGCGCCAAGGATCAGCACCAGAACCAGCGACGCCGCCAGCGGCACCTGCGCCTGCATCAGATAGGCCAGACAGACTGAGACAAAAGCCACCGTCGGCCCGACGCTGACATCGATTTCACCGGCGATGATCACCAGCGTCATGGCCCACGCCGCAATGCCGATAGTCGCGGCATCGCGCAGCACATTCATCTGGTTACTGAGCGAAATAAAACCCGGCGCGTAAATTGAAAACACCAGATAGAGCAGAGCAATAACCACTAATAAGCCAATGGCATTAATATTCGCCGAAATAAAGGCGCGGCGGGATTCACCTTTTTCTTGTTGATAAGATAATGTCGTCATGGTCATTTCATTACTCCACACTATTTCCCGGCATCGAAATAAAAGCCCGGAAACGAAAGCCATCATTTACCGGTAACGGAGAGGCTCTTGCTCGCCAGCGTTTATTTGAGCCCCTCGCTATCGCCCTGATTTATATTTTTAGCCGCAGGTTTTATTCACTCCGCGGCTATTTAATGTGACGCTAGTATTTCCGCCATTAACTCTTCGGTACTCACAGGTGAGGTTAGAGTTCGGGTCAGCGTGCCCTGCTGCAACAGCAAAATTCGGTCGCAAACCAGTGGCAGTTCCTCAACTTCACTTGAGACAAAGATGATGCTTTTGCCTTCGGCGGCCAGTTGGCGAACTATCTGATAAATCTGGTTTTTAGCTTCTACATCCACCCCGCGCGTTGGCTCATCAAGCAAAAGCACGCGGCTTTCGGCATAGACCCAGCGGCCAATCACCACTTTCTGCTGGTTGCCGCCGGAGAGCGTGCCGATTGGCGTCGTGGTGCTGGCGGCCTTCACCCGCATTCTGGCGATAATGTCCTGGGTGTATTGGCGAATGTCGGCCCACTGCAAAACGCCCAGTCGGCTGACGCGATGGCGGTTGGTCATCACGGTATTTTCATCCACTCCGAGCAGCGGCATGATGCCCGCCTCTTTGCGGTTTTCCGGCGTGTACCCCAATCCGTGGGCCAGCATGCGGGCATAGGTCGGTTTGTGTATCCGCGCGCCGTCGATTTCCACTTCGCCTTCGCTGTAACTGTCCAGACCCGCCAAGGCTTTGAGCAGTTCTGTTCTGCCCGACCCCAGCAGCCCGGCAATGCCCAGCACCTCGCCTTGCAGCAGGTCGAAATTGATGTCGTGAAGTTTGGGTGGCAGATTCATGCCGCGAACCGACAACACGGGTTTTCCGCCTTGCGGTTGAGTGACTTGGTTGTCGCGATGCCCGCTGTGACCCAGCATCAGCGCGACAATCTCTTCGGTGGAGGCGTCGGCCAAACGGACATTTCCCGCCACTTTACCGTCACGCATGATGGTGGCGCTGGAAGCCAGACGGCGGATTTCATTCATTCGGTGGCTAACATAAATAACCGCGATGCCGACTTCAGCCATTGCCTGAACGGCGGCAATCACCAGTTCGACTTCGTTGGAAGCCAGAGAACTGGTGGGTTCGTCGAGGATAACCACCTGCGGATGGCCCTTCATAACGCGGGCGATTTCAACCAGTTGCTTCTGCGCCGGGCTAAGGTTTTCAACCCGCAGCAGCGGGTCGATATCCACACCGAGATGCCCAAGGCAGTGCCGCGCCTGTTCCAACATCTTCTTGGCGTCGAGCATGCCGCCGCTGCGCGGCCACTCGCCGAGATAGAGGTTTTCCGCCACGCTGAGGCCGTCCACCAGACTCAGCTCCTGATACACCGCGCGCACGCCTAATTCCGCCGCGCGGCGAGTAAGCTGGGCATCGCTGCCGGAAAGGGTCTGCCCGCCTAACATCACGGTTCCTCGATCCGGCTTTTCACTGCCGGTGAGCAGGCGAATTAATGTCGATTTCCCGGCACCGTTTTTACCCAACAGGGCGCGGATCTCGCCGCGCTTTAGTGTGAAATCCACATTCTCCAGCGCAATCACGCCCGGATACTCTTTGTAGCCGCCACGGACCGCTGCGACACAATCCTTATCATCGCCAGACGTGGTCATGGTGTCTGTTGCCATTGCAAGTGCTGACATAGTCGAACCCCAGATTAAGGTAAGCCATCCTGATGGGTGTCCAGCCAGCCCTGTCCCTGAGCTGAGGTGGTGTAGAGGTCAATCGGTACTTGAATGACTTTGTCCGCTGGCAGGGTTTTGTTGATGGCTTGCAGCGTTTTGGCAAACACCTGCTCGCCCATTTTCTTACCTGAGATATCCACGACTGCCTTAAGCACCTGATTTTTATTCAGCTCTTGGGCGATTTCGGTGGTCATGTCGGAGCCAAACACCACGGTTTTCCCCACGCGATTCTGATTGCGCACGGCCTTCACAGCGCCAAGGCTCGCCCCGCCGGATTCACCAAAAATGGCGTCTAGGTCAGGCTGGGAAATCAGCAGTTTTTCACCCACTGAAATGGCTTTGTCGATGGCGGTTCCTTCCTGATTCGCCACGATACTCATGCCCGGCACTCGCTGCTTCAGCGCGGCTTCGAAGCCTTTACGGCGCTGGACGCACACTTCGAAGGCTTCGCAGTTAATCACCGCGATTTTCGGCGCAGTAATGTTGTTAGCGATAAAGTAGTCGGCGGCAGCATCACCCGCTTTGCGGCCAAACTCCACCGGGTCGCCCACCAGATAGGCCGCGACATACTTCTGCACACCTTTGTCGCTAATGCAGGTGTTGTAGCAAACCACGGGGATCCCAGCCTCGCTGGCCCGCTGGATCGCCCGGCGACTGCCCTGTTCCGACACAGCGGAGAGCACGATGGCATCGACCTTGCGGGCAATCAGCGTGTCGATGAACGTGCTCTCTTTCGAGATATCGCCCTGCGCGTTGGTTTCAATCAAATTCACTTTGTCGCCAGAGGCGTTGGCACTTTGCTGCACCCCGGCTTTTACTCCGGCGTAATAGCCTTGGGTATCGAGATAGATGGCTCCGACGGTCAGCGCTTTCGCCGATTCGGCCTGCGCATGAGTGAGGGTGAATAAACCGGTCAGTAGGGCGGTAGTCAGAGCAATTCTTTTACAGTTGAACGGCATGATTCCTCCGGTATTCCTGGGTTGGCGTGATGTTCTGGTAAGGTTGGTGGCTAATTTATTGTTTTAGTTGTGAAGTAAATGTTTTCGATGAGTTAACACAGTGGGGATAAAGTAAATCATCCCCGCTGTGCAGTTATTCATCACGATCACGGATTAAACTAAACAGCGTTTAGTAAACCCTCCTGTTGCTCAGCAAGGCGTAGGAAAAGCTGTGCTTTGTTGTTGGCCGGATTGAGTACCAGCGCCTGTTGCAAGCTGCTGGCCGCTGCACTGTTATCTCCTGCCCCCAACTCGGCTAAGCCTTTGACGAATAACAGATGTTCCTTGTGTTGAAGCTGGCGATCGCCGTTGAGTACCAGCAGGTCAGGCAAGGAGACGGCGAAGAAGTCGGCGGTGACGACATCACCGCTGGCCTGCTCGGCCCAATCGCGCATTTGGCTAAATAGCTGATTAGCCTCGGCTTGCTGGTCTAGCTGGCGCAATGCCATGCCCTGATAGAACAGATAATCCACCGGCTGGTCGTTGTAATAACGGCGCTCGCTGATGCCTTTATCACCCTGCGCGGCGCGCTCGAACCACTGTTTTGCCTGCCCGTGCTGCCCCAGCTGTTTGGCAGTGACGCCGAGCCAGTAGTAAAGGTCGTTGTCGGTTTGCCCAACCAGCCGCCCTTCGGCAAGGTTCAGCGGATAGGTCTGCGCCGCCAGTAAAATCTCCTGCGCCTCTGCCGGTTTGCCGCTGTTGAGCAATTCAAACGCCCGCAGTTGCGCATTCAACAAGAACTGCCCGGTGACACGCCCTTCGCCCCCTTCCCACGGATGGAACTGGCGCTCTGACAGCAGCGTTGCCGCCTGCTGCAACTTGCCGGTTTGGTGATAAAGCCCCAGCAGCTCGGCCGTTAGATCATCGCGCTGGGTCGCCACATCGAGGTGCTTTTCGAGCAGCGCGAGGCGGGTTTGCGGCGTCGCCGAGGTGAGTTTTTTCAGTAAATCCTGCTCAAACAGCAGACGGGCATCGTGCGGAGCCAGCGCGTAAGCTTTATCGAAGTAGCGGGCCGCCGCGTCGGCATCATGGTCGATATTCCACGCGTGGATCCCCAATCCGCGCCATGCGTCGGTGAAGTCCGGTTCAAGCTCAAGGCTGCGCTGCCAGTGAGCAACCGCAGGTTGTAGATTGCCCTTGCTGTAGTGGAAACAGGCCAGCAAGTGGTGGGCAAAGGCGTCATCAGTGAAGCTGTTAAGTATCTGCACTTCGGCAACGCTGTTCGGGAAGCGAACATTGTCGGGGAAAGCCTGACGGGCCTGACTTACCAGCGACTGGCGGTTGTGCGGGTCAAGACTTGCCTGCACATAGAGCGGCAGAGTTTCGCGGCTGTCGACGGACTCCAGCGCCTCCAGCGCCAGGGTGTTAAAGCCGAAAGAGAGCAGCTGGGTGGCGATATTCAGCGCGCTTTCCCCACGCTGCCCGGTGACTTTACGCAGCGCGTGCAGAGATTCGCTGTTCGGCTGCTGCTGGTAGTTCAGGAAATGCAGCAGATAGTGCAACGGATAGCGCTGCAACTGCTGCTGGCGATAGCGCCCGGCAGAGGTCGCGTCGCCCACCCGTTGTAGCAGCAATGCTTTCAGACCAATCAGGCCGTAATGGCTGGCGTGGCTTTCCAGACCCTGCTCGCAAAATTGCAGCGCATCGGCAAATTTCTCACGGCGGGTGGCGATTCGAGCCAAACCAAAGTAGCCGCCAGACTTGGCGTTGCCGCTCCAGATGGCGCGGAAGAAGTCTTCATAGGCGGCATCAAGATTGTCGGTTTGCTCATAAGCACAGGCGCGGATCAGACTGGCAAGGCCGCACTGCGGGTTCTTATTCCAGCGATGGGCGCGGCTCAGGGCATTATCGGCAAAGGCAATGCTGCTGGCGAAGTTGCTGCGGTTATAGTCGCGAGTCGCCAGCGCCAGGTTACAGCGGTAGTCCAATGGATCGAGTTCCAGCCCGCGCTGATAGTAGGTTGGCGCGCCATGGCTGGCGTGGTTGTACTGTTCAAGGTGCTGGCCGATAAACCAGGCTTCCTCGGCAGTTTGGATTTGGTCAGCGGGAAGTGGCGCTTTGGCGGCTT
This window contains:
- a CDS encoding zinc-dependent alcohol dehydrogenase family protein, with the translated sequence MKTMLAAYLPGNSTAELREVAIPTPGIGQVLIKMKSSGICGSDVHYIYHQHRATAAAPDKPLYQGFINGHEPCGQIVSLGAGCRHFKEADRVLVYHISGCGFCPNCRKGFPISCTGEGKAAYGWQRDGGHAEYLLAEEKDLIHLPDSLSYEDGAFISCGVGTAYEGILRGNVSGSDNVLVVGLGPVGMMAMMLAKGRGAKRVIGVDVQPERLATAKKLGLMDHGFLASGDSLIPSIVELTRGGADVALDCSGNAQGRLLALQATADWGRVVYIGETGKVEFEVSADLMHHQRQIIGSWVTSLYNMEKCCGDLHDWKMRPQSAITHRFTLEQAGEAYALMASGKCGKVVINFAD
- a CDS encoding sugar ABC transporter ATP-binding protein, coding for MTTSGDDKDCVAAVRGGYKEYPGVIALENVDFTLKRGEIRALLGKNGAGKSTLIRLLTGSEKPDRGTVMLGGQTLSGSDAQLTRRAAELGVRAVYQELSLVDGLSVAENLYLGEWPRSGGMLDAKKMLEQARHCLGHLGVDIDPLLRVENLSPAQKQLVEIARVMKGHPQVVILDEPTSSLASNEVELVIAAVQAMAEVGIAVIYVSHRMNEIRRLASSATIMRDGKVAGNVRLADASTEEIVALMLGHSGHRDNQVTQPQGGKPVLSVRGMNLPPKLHDINFDLLQGEVLGIAGLLGSGRTELLKALAGLDSYSEGEVEIDGARIHKPTYARMLAHGLGYTPENRKEAGIMPLLGVDENTVMTNRHRVSRLGVLQWADIRQYTQDIIARMRVKAASTTTPIGTLSGGNQQKVVIGRWVYAESRVLLLDEPTRGVDVEAKNQIYQIVRQLAAEGKSIIFVSSEVEELPLVCDRILLLQQGTLTRTLTSPVSTEELMAEILASH
- a CDS encoding substrate-binding domain-containing protein; the encoded protein is MPFNCKRIALTTALLTGLFTLTHAQAESAKALTVGAIYLDTQGYYAGVKAGVQQSANASGDKVNLIETNAQGDISKESTFIDTLIARKVDAIVLSAVSEQGSRRAIQRASEAGIPVVCYNTCISDKGVQKYVAAYLVGDPVEFGRKAGDAAADYFIANNITAPKIAVINCEAFEVCVQRRKGFEAALKQRVPGMSIVANQEGTAIDKAISVGEKLLISQPDLDAIFGESGGASLGAVKAVRNQNRVGKTVVFGSDMTTEIAQELNKNQVLKAVVDISGKKMGEQVFAKTLQAINKTLPADKVIQVPIDLYTTSAQGQGWLDTHQDGLP
- a CDS encoding DUF5107 domain-containing protein codes for the protein MSGNVKVWQEQVELPTYLTGKQDTHPMFLAHRVYQGSSGNVYPYGVTDQLTGEKQMQPYQALYLENDYLKIMLLPELGGRVHRAWDKIKQRDFVYHNEVIKPALVGLLGPWISGGIEFNWPQHHRPTTFMPVDFTLQQHENGAQTVWMGEVEPMRGLQVMTGFTLYPDKALLEISAKIYNANPTPRHFLWWANPAVKGGDDHQSVFPPDVTAVFDHGKRDVSSFPIATGTYYKVDYSRGVDISRYKNIPVPTSYMADKSAYDFVGAYSHDDRGGLLHVADHHVSPGKKQWTWGNCAFGLAWDRNLTDHNGPYIELMTGVFTDNQPDFTWLDAYEEKCFVQNFMPYSELGMVQNANTDAVLKLQRDGQKVEWGIYAVAPLHQARVLIAEADGEQVLVDKVISLQPGEVLHASLQGEFGGRLKISLLAENGREILHYLEHQPKETPLPEAAKAPLPADQIQTAEEAWFIGQHLEQYNHASHGAPTYYQRGLELDPLDYRCNLALATRDYNRSNFASSIAFADNALSRAHRWNKNPQCGLASLIRACAYEQTDNLDAAYEDFFRAIWSGNAKSGGYFGLARIATRREKFADALQFCEQGLESHASHYGLIGLKALLLQRVGDATSAGRYRQQQLQRYPLHYLLHFLNYQQQPNSESLHALRKVTGQRGESALNIATQLLSFGFNTLALEALESVDSRETLPLYVQASLDPHNRQSLVSQARQAFPDNVRFPNSVAEVQILNSFTDDAFAHHLLACFHYSKGNLQPAVAHWQRSLELEPDFTDAWRGLGIHAWNIDHDADAAARYFDKAYALAPHDARLLFEQDLLKKLTSATPQTRLALLEKHLDVATQRDDLTAELLGLYHQTGKLQQAATLLSERQFHPWEGGEGRVTGQFLLNAQLRAFELLNSGKPAEAQEILLAAQTYPLNLAEGRLVGQTDNDLYYWLGVTAKQLGQHGQAKQWFERAAQGDKGISERRYYNDQPVDYLFYQGMALRQLDQQAEANQLFSQMRDWAEQASGDVVTADFFAVSLPDLLVLNGDRQLQHKEHLLFVKGLAELGAGDNSAAASSLQQALVLNPANNKAQLFLRLAEQQEGLLNAV
- a CDS encoding aldose 1-epimerase; amino-acid sequence: MSLFTLTNPQLSLKVSTHGGSIIQLVAHCNGADLPLLRPAKVSPDTPPLQSGCFPLVPFGNRVNGNQFDFDGTRYPLKPNTDWDAHYLHGDGWLQEWRCAEHDDWHLLLEFSHHHGAYQYRALQRFELVDNQLEVTLSVTNLGKVAMPFGLGWHPYFPLDEDTLLQANAAGYWLEEAQWLAGEHQADLPEDVQFSTAKTLPRRWVNNGFSGWDGQANIIWPSHQQQLSLSTEPACPVYFVFVSDPKFDRGYDFDFFCFEPMSHAANGHNMADLGGLKVLEPHETLTQTMTLTSESTLTPTTTG
- a CDS encoding ABC transporter permease, which gives rise to MTTLSYQQEKGESRRAFISANINAIGLLVVIALLYLVFSIYAPGFISLSNQMNVLRDAATIGIAAWAMTLVIIAGEIDVSVGPTVAFVSVCLAYLMQAQVPLAASLVLVLILGAAFGTLAGFLRGWFNVPSFVATLGLWSALRGLGLFMTDALPVPIDENDVLDWLGGQVAGIPVSALIMLILFAVFLFVSRKTAFGRSVYAVGGNASAAQLCGINVKRVRVLIFTLSGLLAAVTGILLAARLGSGNAGAANGLEFDVIAAVVVGGTALSGGRGSLLGTLLGVLVITLIGNGLVLLGINSFFQQVVRGVIIVVAVLANILLTQRNSRVRSKK